The Cytobacillus firmus genome segment GTATCTGTCAGGATATAGTCAAGATCTCTTAAGTGTTTGACCAGCTTTTTAATCTTTGGTGAATGGTTCGTAGAGTTCCGGAAATAAGACTGAACCCGATTCTTAAGATTCTTCGCCTTCCCCACATACAGAACTTGGCCCTGCGAATCCTTCATCAGATAGACGCCTGGAGTTAAGGGCAGGTTTTTCACCTTTTCTGGGAGATTAATAGCTATTCATTCCTTTACTAGAATATATATTTAGTATTTTATCATGGGAGGGGATTCTGCAGCTATTTCCCTGATTTGGGTATTGTATGGACCACTTGTGTCTATTTATTAGGCAGGTTGTGATAGAGGTTTTCTTGCTGTTAAAAATACAAGAAGAAGTATTTGGGCTTGAAGAGATTAAACAGGGTCTGTATCAACAGAAGCAATGTAACTATGGTAATAAATAGGCTAGCGGTGAGTTGCTGTGTTTAATCGGATGATAGGCAATAAATCCGTCATTTTAATAGAAATGTGCCTTTTCTCTCCTTTTTAAAATAATCCTTTCTTTTTTTATATCCCAGGAATTAGTCCATAAGTATAATTATTTGAAAATTACAAAAAATTTATTGATTTTGTAAAATTCTAAAAATAAAATGTAGTAAAGCTACATAGATTTGTAATGCTGAAGAAGTTTTACTACATAAAAAGGAAGGAGAGGGCGATGCAAAAAGGATTGGATCGTATTCGGCAGGGGATTGGGATATTGAATCCCTCGGAGAAAAAAGTGGCAGAGTTTATCTTGAAAAATCCGCAGAAAATTTTGGACATGCCGATTGCGACGTTATCGAAAAAGACAAATACAAGCGAAGCTACGATAATTCGAATGTGTCGTTCGCTGCATTTTAAAGGATTTCGTGAGTTAAAGATCAGTATTTCTGCTTATATTAGCCAGGAGGATCAGAAAGGCAATAAATACCAGGATATATCAGAAGGTGCGTCTCTTACAGAAATCATTAAGTCCATTTCTAATAATAATATGTATTCGATTAATAGTACGCTTGCTATTTTAAATCCTAAATCAATAGAAGAGGCGATTACCATATTAGATAGAGCCAAGCGAATAATCGTCATTGGCGTTGGGGCGTCTGGGATTGTAGCGTGTGACTTTGAGCAAAAATTAAAACGAATCAATAAATGGTGTGAAGCAGTAACGGATAGCCATTACATGCTAACAACTTCGGTCCACCTTCAGGAAGACGATGTAGTGTTAGCCGTTTCCTATTCGGGAGAGACAAAAGAAATCATTGATGCCCTTAAAATTGCTTGTGCCAATGGAGCAGCTGTTATCTCGTTAACAGGCTATTCGACGAACACGGTGCAAAAAATGGCAGATATTAATTTGTTTGTATCTATAAGTGAACAGAGTATTCGAAGCGGAGCCACAGCTTCCAGAATTGCGCAGTTAAATGTGATTGATATCTTGTTTACAGGGCTGGCGTCCCTCAATTACGAACAGTCTGTAGATTATTTAGAAAAAACCAGGAAAGTGATTCAAGACAGATTTACGGGCTCCAGAAGCAAGTTTTTACCCAATGTATGAGGTCTAATAACATTCACATGCATTGGTTGAATAATAAACTAAAGGGGTGTCAAAGCATGAATGGAAAAGCAATGATGAAAGGGAAAAGAATGCTGATCATGGCTCTTATTCTAGTAATGGGGATGCTGTCAGCATGTACCTCTGATTCTTCATCAGGAGACGGCAAAGAAGAAGGAAAGAAAAAATCAGGCGGTGCGGATGGTGAAATCGCTGGAGAATTAGAAATCCAATACTTTGTTGGCGGATATGGTGACGGATGGTGGAAATCAGTAATTGAAGGATTCAAAGAAAAATATCCGAATGTTGAAATTGTTGAACATGCTGGGCCAGATATCAATACAGAGATGAAAACACGCTGGATTTCCAATAATCCGCCGGATGTTGTCTATATTGATGGAAATGGTTCAAGTGAAACACAAATGATTAGTGATGGACAGCTCATGGACCTGAGTGATTGGGCAAAGGCTCTTAAACTAGAAGATGGAAGTCCACTGCTCGAAAGCTTTATATCACCCGCTGAAGAATTAGATGGCGGAGCGATTTACACATTGCCGCTTGTGTTTGATACGTGGGGAGTCTGGTATGACAATGCGTGGTTCCAAGAGAAAGGATGGGAGGCGCCAAAAGATTTTGATAGCTGGCTGGCTTCCATGAAACAAATCAAGAAAGACACTGGCATTGCTCCATTCATAACAACGGGTCAATATCCGCAGTACTTCCAGCGTGGCGTGTTAAATCCTGCCTTTGCAGCTGCTGGCGGGGAAGAGCTATTAAATGATTTATCTGATGGAGTTGTGGAAGCTTGGGAAAGTGAAGAAGTGATGGAAGTCATGAAAAAAGTCGAAGCAATGGTCGATGCAGGGATGGTGGATAAAGGTTTTGCCGCCCGCAGTCATACACAGACGCAAATGAATTTTATTATGCATGAAAATGCTTATATTCCTGTAGGATTCTGGCTGCCAACCGAGATGAAAGCTGATACACCGGAGGACTTCGAATATGGCTTTATGCCAACTCCTATGAATGATGATGGAGATGCAATGGCACTGGTACCAGACATTCGTCCTGTGGCGATTGCCAAAGAAGCTGAAAATCCAGAAGCAGCCAAAGCGTTCGTAGAATACCTCTTTACCGAAGAAAATGCACAAAAATTTGCAGAATCAACTGGTGCAATTATGAACTTAAAAAATGTAGATCTTTCCAAAAATGAACAGGTGCCTGAATTCTTAAAAGGAATCAATGACATGATCAATAACCCAGGTTCGATTGAAATTTATAACAGAAATACACCTGAAGGCAAAGACCAAAAAATTTCGATTGAGATGACGGATGAATTGCATGTTCAAATCGTTGAGCTATTAATGGGCCGAATTGATGCTGAAAAGTTTGTCCAAACCATGCGGGATAAAGCAAAAGAATTGCGAAATTAATCGCAAAAGCCTGGTGCTGCAGAATGCAGCAGAAAGCATCTCTTTTTCATGATTTAAGGAGAATGGAAAGCTGCTGAATGCTTTTCATTCTCTTTTATACATAAACGATGACAATCTATATTCTGTTTTCCAGGAAGGAGTGATGGGATGGTACAGTCGAAAACGCAAAAACATCTTTTTCTGGCATTTTGTTTGCTGCCTACTTTTATCTTGTTTCTTGTCTTTACAGTATATCCTGCTGTCAATGGCCTTTATTTATCCTTTTTTGAATGGTCGGGAACAAGTGCGGTTAAAGATTTTATAGGGCTAGAACATTATAAAAAATTATTCAATGACTCTGTCATTCTGAAATCTATATTCAATGATTATTTTTTCGTGTTTACGAAAGTAATAGGGATTATGATTTTATCCTTGTTTTTTGCTGTTGCTCTAACACAGCTTCGAATTAAAGAGGCACCGTTTTATCGGGTTGTATTCTTCTTTCCCAATATCATGTCTGTTGTGGTGATCGGGATCTTATGGCAATTTATCTTTGATCCGGATATTGGGCTTATCAATGGGCTGCTTACAGCGATCGGTCTGGAAAGCTGGACGAGACCCTGGCTTGGTTCCATGGAATGGGCGCTTCCCAGTCTGGTATTGCCAGCCGTATGGGCTGGCATCGGACTGTTTATGCTTTTATTAATGGGCGGAATCATGAATGTGTCGAAAAGTCTCTATGAATCTGCTGAAATCGATGGAGCAAGCGAATGGCAGCAATTCTGGAACATAACCGTACCACTCATTTGGCCGCAGATTAAGACATCCATTATTTATATTGTGATTACCTCCTTAAATGGATCCTTTGTCATTGTTCAGATTATGACAAATGGCGGACCAGGGAATGCGACAGAGGTAATGGGTTCTTATCTGTATGAAAAGGCCTTTGAAGACTTTCAATTCGGCTATGGTGCAGCCATAGGTGTTTTAATTTTAGCGGTATCATTGGTTACCGTACTGATCCTGCAATATATTTTAAAAAGAGAAAAAGTAGAATATTAAGGGGAGAGGGGTTTATTTTGGGTTATGTCCGATTTTTATCAGCGCTTGCCGTTCGAATTCCATTAATCCTTTGGTCTGTTGTGGTTATTTATCCCATTCTCTGGATGTTTATCGGTTCCTTTAAATCCAATGCAGAAATATACGCTTCACCATGGTCCCTGCCAAAAACATTTAACTTTGAAAACTTTGTCCTGGCTTGGACTGATTTCAATATCGGCACCGCATTTATAAACAGTATTTTCGTCACGATCCTTGGGACCTTCTTATGTTTGGTCCTGGCAATTCCCACTTCTTACGCACTTGAAAGGCTCCGGTTTAAAGGGAGTGACATTTTATTTAATACGTACCTCTCAACGATGATGATTCCGTCTGTTCTTGGCTGGATTCCCTTATTCTTTTTATTAATGCGGATGAATTTATTGGATAACCTATGGGCTTTATCCATTGTATACGCGATCTCGCATGTTCCGTTCACGATTTTTATATTA includes the following:
- a CDS encoding MurR/RpiR family transcriptional regulator → MQKGLDRIRQGIGILNPSEKKVAEFILKNPQKILDMPIATLSKKTNTSEATIIRMCRSLHFKGFRELKISISAYISQEDQKGNKYQDISEGASLTEIIKSISNNNMYSINSTLAILNPKSIEEAITILDRAKRIIVIGVGASGIVACDFEQKLKRINKWCEAVTDSHYMLTTSVHLQEDDVVLAVSYSGETKEIIDALKIACANGAAVISLTGYSTNTVQKMADINLFVSISEQSIRSGATASRIAQLNVIDILFTGLASLNYEQSVDYLEKTRKVIQDRFTGSRSKFLPNV
- a CDS encoding carbohydrate ABC transporter permease — encoded protein: MVQSKTQKHLFLAFCLLPTFILFLVFTVYPAVNGLYLSFFEWSGTSAVKDFIGLEHYKKLFNDSVILKSIFNDYFFVFTKVIGIMILSLFFAVALTQLRIKEAPFYRVVFFFPNIMSVVVIGILWQFIFDPDIGLINGLLTAIGLESWTRPWLGSMEWALPSLVLPAVWAGIGLFMLLLMGGIMNVSKSLYESAEIDGASEWQQFWNITVPLIWPQIKTSIIYIVITSLNGSFVIVQIMTNGGPGNATEVMGSYLYEKAFEDFQFGYGAAIGVLILAVSLVTVLILQYILKREKVEY
- a CDS encoding carbohydrate ABC transporter permease — encoded protein: MGYVRFLSALAVRIPLILWSVVVIYPILWMFIGSFKSNAEIYASPWSLPKTFNFENFVLAWTDFNIGTAFINSIFVTILGTFLCLVLAIPTSYALERLRFKGSDILFNTYLSTMMIPSVLGWIPLFFLLMRMNLLDNLWALSIVYAISHVPFTIFILTSFMGNVPRELEEAAAIDGMSQYGVLLKIVTPLVKSGIITASILNAVSFWNEYFMALILLQTDSKNTLGVQMDLLATHAQYNSAWGVLFAGLTIAVVPVIIFYALFQRHVVKGMTEGAVKG
- a CDS encoding extracellular solute-binding protein, producing the protein MNGKAMMKGKRMLIMALILVMGMLSACTSDSSSGDGKEEGKKKSGGADGEIAGELEIQYFVGGYGDGWWKSVIEGFKEKYPNVEIVEHAGPDINTEMKTRWISNNPPDVVYIDGNGSSETQMISDGQLMDLSDWAKALKLEDGSPLLESFISPAEELDGGAIYTLPLVFDTWGVWYDNAWFQEKGWEAPKDFDSWLASMKQIKKDTGIAPFITTGQYPQYFQRGVLNPAFAAAGGEELLNDLSDGVVEAWESEEVMEVMKKVEAMVDAGMVDKGFAARSHTQTQMNFIMHENAYIPVGFWLPTEMKADTPEDFEYGFMPTPMNDDGDAMALVPDIRPVAIAKEAENPEAAKAFVEYLFTEENAQKFAESTGAIMNLKNVDLSKNEQVPEFLKGINDMINNPGSIEIYNRNTPEGKDQKISIEMTDELHVQIVELLMGRIDAEKFVQTMRDKAKELRN